The genomic DNA TTCATTATATTCATCAGAATAGGGTTCTTCCGGTTCAATCTCCACCATGTCGCATCCAATAAGTTCATGGATAATGTTGGCTACAGTTTGCGTATGTCCGCTCCATGAGAAATAGACTATCAATGTTTTCCCCGGCTCTGAGTGAGGCAACGAATCTATCTTATCTTCAACAGCCGGAGTGTTGCTGCACGAAAGGAAGGTTAAGAGCAGCATTGCCAATAAGCACTTCAGTTTCATAACTATTTTTATTTAGGTTTTGGGGTTATCCTCTGTTAATTTCTATCTGTCCAGCTGTTTCTCATACAGCCACTTCGACAGCAGGTCAGCTACTTCCACATTGTTCAAATCCGACATCGGGAAGTGCGTATTCCCATGCAGACCGACATCGGGCAGATGAATGACCGTCACGTCACCGCCCAGCTTATTGAGCATTTCGGCCCACTTGCGCATGAGATGCAGACGGCGTGTCCATTCGTAAAGTTCCGGATGTTCGTCTGTTTCGGGCAGGTTATCCCCATAGTAAATGATGATGGGAATTTCCATGTATCTCTTGAAAACTGCCATAGGGACTTCTATTCCTTCTGTTTTTTTAGACCGTGTCAAGACTTTGCCTTCTTCGGGAACTTGACCGGTTGGGAAGGGTACACTTCCACCGGGTTCGTATGCTACAATGGCTTTGATGTTCTTCGTTTTGAGCAAAGTAAACCAACCCACCGGACCGCCTTGTGAATGAGTGACAAATATGGCCGGACCGATTTTGTCAAAAAGAGCAGCATAGGCATCGGAATAGACATCGAAGTCCAAAGGTCCGATGGTCGGCGTCATCTGCCGGAAGTACTGGTTTAAGGCTTCCCGGTCGCGACTGAACTGTACACCCTCGAAATAATCAGGATAGATTCCCACACGGAAACGGTTGAACCATTCTTCTTCATCGAATACCGGTTCCAGTGTGACAGCTTCCGTACTCCGTCCGGCATTTCCCCGGCGAGGCTGGTCGACAAGATAGGTGGAGAAACCTTTGCGAAGAAATATATTCTGAAACCCTTCGCGTCCGTCAGGAGTGGTCTCCCATGTTTTGGAAAACTGGCCGACACCATGTGCAAAAACAAGCGGATATTTCCGTGCATCAACCGGTTTCTGATAAAATACATAAGCATGGTCGCCGTGGTATTTGTGTCCCAATGAATCGGTCAGTACGGTGCCACCTACGGCAAAACTGCCTTGTTCCTCTATTTGCAGAATATTCCCTTTGTAACAATTACAGCCCGACAGTAAAGCGATGAACGTCATGTAAAATATCTGTTTCTTCATACACGGATTATTTTGGGATTTTAGACTCCTGCAAGGCATCGTAGCGGCTACCCACCACAGGAATGGCAGCTACGGCTGTTTCCAGTTCTTCTATCTCTTCTGCCGTGAAACGGATGTCGCAGGCACGAAGGTTCTCTTCCAGATGAGAGAGTTTGGTGGTGCCCGGAATAGGCACGATAAAAGGCTTCTTGTTCATCAGCCAGGCCAAAGCTATCTGTGCCGGGGTAATGCCTCTTGTACGGCCGAAAGCGTTAAGAACTTCCACAATACGATAGTTGGCGCGTATGGCTTCGGGCTGGAAGCGTGGCAAGGTCTGCCGGTTGTCGTTGGTAACATCAAACTTGGTATATTCATTGATCATACCGCCCAAAAAACCACGGTTCAGCGGACTGTATGGAACGAAACCGATGCCCAAATCCTCGCACAGCTCCAACACTCCGTTCGTCTCTACCATGCGGTGCATCAAGTGATATTCGCTTTGGATTGCCGTAACCGGACATATCTTGTGCGCACGGCGGATGGTATCAACGTTTACTTCACACATGCCCCAATGCAGGATTTTACCTTCCTTGATGAGTTTGCTGCATGTTTCAGCCACCGCTTCAATCGGTGTGTTCGGGTCTATGCGGTGCTGGTAGAACATGCCCAATGTTTCAACTCCGAGATTGCGCAACGAGTTTTCACAAACCCGGCGGATGTTGGCCGGAGTGCTGTCCTCTTCGGTTTTAATCTGCACACCGTTTACAAACTTATGTCCGAACTTCGATGACACAAATACCCGGTCGGTATATCCTTTCAAGGCTTCGCCGACCAATTTTTCATTGATGTGGTAGCCGTAGCTTTCGGCTGTATCGAAAAGGGTCACCCCACGTTCAACAGCTTCATGCACCAGGGCGATTTCTTTTTCCCTGCTCGGGTACTGGCTGCGGTTATGGTTCAAGCCCATACAGCCATATCCCATTGCAGAAACAGTGAATGCCGTATTTCCGTGTCCCAATGTTCGCCGAGTGCGCACCGCCGCCATGCCTGCAGGGATGTTGTTTGCAACTTGTTGTTTCCCCATCCATACCCGTTCTGCTGCCGTTACCTTGTTCAAGGTAGGCCCGACACACATGGCAGCTCCTGTCAATGCCGCCATTTTAAGGAATCTCCGGCGGCTCATATCCTTGTCTTTATCCATATTTGATAGTCTTTAAATTATTTCTGTTGCAAAGTTAACGTGACAGAATTGATAAACTTTTTTTGATATATATCATCTAAGCTGAATGATGTATTATCCTGTATTCCAAGCGATATTTATAGGCAACTATCTTTCAAAATCGTATATATTCAGTCCTAAATCCGGATTATATGTGCGACTTATCCGCTCGCTATAATCTTCCACCACGAACTCCCCTGCACCATTCTGTATTGCGGAAAGTAGATGTCCGGCTAAAGCGGAATAGTCGCTCCTGCCGACGGTTATATGCAAATGAAGATATACCTGCTCATTCATAGATGATATATTCCCTGTAAGGTTGGATATTTCCATTTGCTCCCGGAATGTCTTATCATCATATGCTTTTGTCTTGGGATTGAAGAAACGGAGGGTCAGCTCTCCGATAGCACCAATCCCGTTGATAGAACCCGACAGAATTCCTTTCTCCTTGCAGAAAGCATTCAGGGCTTTCACAATTTCAGTATGATTGTTAATGCTGACAATATACTTGTTGCCAATTTTCTTGTACGAATACATATTCTTTTCGTTTTGTGCGTTTGCCGGAGCAATCAGTACCCCGACAAACAGCAAGATAAACAATAATTTCTTTATAAAATGCCCCATCAGTACACTTATGACTGTCTCTGTTTTGATTAATCTTACCATAATAGATAAAATTATCCCACATCAGTGCTTTCCACTTTTGTTTTTAATCTGCACACCGTTTACGAACGTTACCTTGTTCAAAGTTGGCTCTTCCTTCTTATTTTCCATATTCTAACAATAAAAAGAACTATCATTTTGATTTAACAGGAGCTTTTAGTAACATTATTGAAGAAAGTGAAGCAATAGAATATGATGATGACGATGAGGATGAATTCGATGATGATGACGATGACTAACATCTCATTAATCCATAGCTTTTAAGTTTATTAAAGAAACAGGTCAGGACGCTATATCCTGACCTGTTTTTGATGTTAGTTAAGTCCTAATAGTTAGTTTGCTTTATTTGCTCTCAGCATTAGCTATTGATACACGTACTCTGCTTAATGTTTCCAATGTCATCTGAAGATATGAAGCAATCATTGTCAAAGGTGCTCTTCTAGTTATTTCAGGAAAATGTTGCTGTAATCTAGCGTATCTGTCATTTGCTGATTCGAAACGTAAAATGTCAGCCTTTAATTGTGATAACATTAAGGAATTTTCAAAAAAACTCCGATATAGATAAGCTATATCACCATTAGCATCAGAAAGTTCTTCCATTATATCACGCGGAATTTCCCATAAAACACTGTTTTCTACAGCATCCATCATAAGATGTGTTGGCTCTCGGTTAAAATAGCTGTCAATACACCAGACAACATCTTTTTCACATGCTAAATGTTCTATCACATCCTTATCATGCTTTAGGTAGTGCTGTCTAATAAATCCCTTTTCTATATAAAATAGGCAATTACAGATATCACCTTCATTTAGAATTATATCACCTTTTTGATATTTCTTAGGCTGAATAATATCTGCAAAAAGGCGAATATTCTCCAACTTAAGTTTGCGATTAGGGCATGTTTCAGCTATAATCTGTTTTGCAATGTCAAATTGAATACTCATAGGCTAAAGTTATTTATATCCAACATTTTGTTTCAATTTTGGGTTCAAGTCTATACTTTTTTGTGGAATAGGAAAAACTGTGGTATACCCATTTTTCTCATCAGCCAGTTGGACTCGCTGATCGTATGATTTGTGATAAACTCCAAAACGCACCATATCTTGTCGTCGCCAGCCTTCCCATACTAACTCCAACAAACGCTCTTTCAATATGTTCTCAAGCGTAGCTTCTCGATATGGCATACCAACACGACCTCGGACTTCGTTCAACTCCAACGAGCCATCCTCACCATTACGTACCTTTGCCTCGGACTTCATCAGGAGAGCATCGGCATAGCGGAATAGCACGATGTCGTTATCCGGTTGTCTACCGTCGGAATGTGAGGTCCTATCAACCTCATATTTTGCCATACGAGCACCAGCTGTCTTGACATAGGAGCTTCCCGTAAGATTCAACTTTAGCTCCAATGGGAAATACTCCAACTGCTGTCCATTGTCCATCATTACAGGCTTTCCATCAACCTCTACGATGCCGGCATAGAAGTTCTTTTCAAAGCGAGCATCTACATCATCTGTGCCGTATCCGTTGGCTAAGACTGTTGAGATATTGGCACTGGTACCATTTTCCGATGAGCCACCCAACGCACCGCCATGGTTGTAGTGTCGTGATCGGAAGAGATACCAGAACTGCGCAGCATAGAGGTTCTTATCCAACGGAATGGTGAATATGTTTTCGTTGGAGTTCTCGTTATGCACAGAGAAATTATAGCTATAATCGTCCTCCAACCGATAACCTACCTCGGCAAGTTTATTGCAATATTTGATACAGGTCTGCCAAGCGTTGAGTTTCTCACCATCGACGGTGAAAAATATCTCTTTACCGTTCCGTGGAACGCCATCAGTCCAATTATCATCACAATATATCTCGGCATTAAGAGCCAACTTAGCCAAAAGGAAATTAGCTACAGGTGTTGTTATACGACCATAGTAGTTACCCATCTTATTACTACGCTCATTTGGCAACAACTCGGCAACCTCCTGCAACTCATTCACGATAAAACGGAAAACCTCGCTACGCTCGCTCTGCACAACTTCATCCTGCGGTTGTTCATAGGATGTTACGATGGGCACTCTGCCATACATATCCATAATGTAGTAGTAGAAAAGTGCTCTCAGAGCTCGCACCTCAGCTTCGTAGGCCACTCTCTGCTCCTCAGATAGGTTATGGCTATACTTATCGATGATATGCAGAGATTTGTTCGATAACACAACAACCTTGTAGAGGTATTTCCAAGTATTGTAGAGTGGTAAATCATTAGGACTCCACTTATGCTGATACATATTCGTCCACAAACCTCCATCGTACCAGTCGCCACCACGAATAGGTATCATGGCTTCGTCTGTAGTAAGTGTGTTATAGTCATAAATCCCACGACAGGTCCCCTGTAAACCCTCACTGTCTGCACTGCCACCAATGTAATTGTAGAGCACAGCCACTGCATTAATATATATGTTGTTGGCATTGTTGTAAATGTCTTCTTCATAAAGTTGATCTCTAGGGTCTTCAGTAAGACAAGAGGTCATCATCGTTGCCAAAGCAACCATCAATATGTTTATATATCTTTTCATAACTGTAAGCGGTTAGAATTGAATACTAAGACCTAACGAATAGGTACGATATAAAGGATAGGTGCGTTTGTCGTCAATGCCCAAAGTGTTGCTTACTACATAACTGTTTATCATTGGAGTAAGACCGCTATAGCCTGTGATTGTTGCAAGGTTGCTAATGCCTGCCGAAAGACGCAATGACTTCACAGCCTTGGATTTCATTGGAATATTGTAGCCTATGGTAATATGTTCAATATTTACATAGTCACCTTTTTCCAACCAATAGTCTGAAACATTCTGATCAATAATATTTTTTTCAGGAGCACCCTTCAATACATTGTAGTCAGGGAATATAGACATATTGGTATAAGCCAAGCCCGTGCCATTGAATATCTTATGACCGAAAGCACCATTTATCTGCATGGCAATATCAAAGGACTTGTAACGGAAACTGATGTTTGATCCAATAGTTACCTTGGGGGTTGCCTGACCTGCTATATACCTGTCTCCGCCATCGCTAAAATCAA from Parabacteroides merdae ATCC 43184 includes the following:
- a CDS encoding alpha/beta hydrolase; the protein is MKKQIFYMTFIALLSGCNCYKGNILQIEEQGSFAVGGTVLTDSLGHKYHGDHAYVFYQKPVDARKYPLVFAHGVGQFSKTWETTPDGREGFQNIFLRKGFSTYLVDQPRRGNAGRSTEAVTLEPVFDEEEWFNRFRVGIYPDYFEGVQFSRDREALNQYFRQMTPTIGPLDFDVYSDAYAALFDKIGPAIFVTHSQGGPVGWFTLLKTKNIKAIVAYEPGGSVPFPTGQVPEEGKVLTRSKKTEGIEVPMAVFKRYMEIPIIIYYGDNLPETDEHPELYEWTRRLHLMRKWAEMLNKLGGDVTVIHLPDVGLHGNTHFPMSDLNNVEVADLLSKWLYEKQLDR
- a CDS encoding aldo/keto reductase — encoded protein: MDKDKDMSRRRFLKMAALTGAAMCVGPTLNKVTAAERVWMGKQQVANNIPAGMAAVRTRRTLGHGNTAFTVSAMGYGCMGLNHNRSQYPSREKEIALVHEAVERGVTLFDTAESYGYHINEKLVGEALKGYTDRVFVSSKFGHKFVNGVQIKTEEDSTPANIRRVCENSLRNLGVETLGMFYQHRIDPNTPIEAVAETCSKLIKEGKILHWGMCEVNVDTIRRAHKICPVTAIQSEYHLMHRMVETNGVLELCEDLGIGFVPYSPLNRGFLGGMINEYTKFDVTNDNRQTLPRFQPEAIRANYRIVEVLNAFGRTRGITPAQIALAWLMNKKPFIVPIPGTTKLSHLEENLRACDIRFTAEEIEELETAVAAIPVVGSRYDALQESKIPK
- a CDS encoding PPC domain-containing DNA-binding protein; protein product: MVRLIKTETVISVLMGHFIKKLLFILLFVGVLIAPANAQNEKNMYSYKKIGNKYIVSINNHTEIVKALNAFCKEKGILSGSINGIGAIGELTLRFFNPKTKAYDDKTFREQMEISNLTGNISSMNEQVYLHLHITVGRSDYSALAGHLLSAIQNGAGEFVVEDYSERISRTYNPDLGLNIYDFER
- a CDS encoding Crp/Fnr family transcriptional regulator, with protein sequence MSIQFDIAKQIIAETCPNRKLKLENIRLFADIIQPKKYQKGDIILNEGDICNCLFYIEKGFIRQHYLKHDKDVIEHLACEKDVVWCIDSYFNREPTHLMMDAVENSVLWEIPRDIMEELSDANGDIAYLYRSFFENSLMLSQLKADILRFESANDRYARLQQHFPEITRRAPLTMIASYLQMTLETLSRVRVSIANAESK
- a CDS encoding RagB/SusD family nutrient uptake outer membrane protein, with amino-acid sequence MKRYINILMVALATMMTSCLTEDPRDQLYEEDIYNNANNIYINAVAVLYNYIGGSADSEGLQGTCRGIYDYNTLTTDEAMIPIRGGDWYDGGLWTNMYQHKWSPNDLPLYNTWKYLYKVVVLSNKSLHIIDKYSHNLSEEQRVAYEAEVRALRALFYYYIMDMYGRVPIVTSYEQPQDEVVQSERSEVFRFIVNELQEVAELLPNERSNKMGNYYGRITTPVANFLLAKLALNAEIYCDDNWTDGVPRNGKEIFFTVDGEKLNAWQTCIKYCNKLAEVGYRLEDDYSYNFSVHNENSNENIFTIPLDKNLYAAQFWYLFRSRHYNHGGALGGSSENGTSANISTVLANGYGTDDVDARFEKNFYAGIVEVDGKPVMMDNGQQLEYFPLELKLNLTGSSYVKTAGARMAKYEVDRTSHSDGRQPDNDIVLFRYADALLMKSEAKVRNGEDGSLELNEVRGRVGMPYREATLENILKERLLELVWEGWRRQDMVRFGVYHKSYDQRVQLADEKNGYTTVFPIPQKSIDLNPKLKQNVGYK